A section of the Bacteroidota bacterium genome encodes:
- a CDS encoding lysophospholipid acyltransferase family protein, translating to MKLIARIILKIWGWKLNGIIPPGVDKCVVIAAPHTSNVDFLVGRLAYFAIGVKLTFLIKKEVFFFPLGSILRSWGGIAVDRGKKNNMIDQVVDLFNQTDSLYVLITPEGTRKLTTRWKKGFYHIALQANVPIAMGYADYAKKEAGVGPVVYPSGNYEEDLKIIQDFYRNITARYPENFNLTPKREGKLKNDNQNIEKMKKLYCNKT from the coding sequence TGGGGATGGAAACTCAACGGGATTATCCCTCCTGGTGTTGATAAATGTGTTGTAATTGCAGCACCACACACCAGTAATGTCGATTTTCTTGTTGGGCGACTTGCTTATTTTGCAATTGGGGTGAAATTAACTTTCCTGATTAAAAAAGAAGTTTTCTTTTTCCCACTAGGATCGATATTAAGGAGTTGGGGTGGTATTGCCGTTGACCGTGGGAAAAAAAATAATATGATTGATCAGGTTGTTGATCTATTCAATCAAACCGATTCATTGTACGTTCTCATCACGCCTGAAGGTACCAGGAAATTAACCACTCGTTGGAAAAAAGGATTTTATCACATTGCTTTACAAGCAAATGTACCAATTGCCATGGGATATGCCGATTATGCAAAGAAGGAAGCCGGGGTGGGCCCGGTTGTTTATCCTAGTGGCAATTACGAGGAAGATTTAAAAATAATACAGGATTTTTATCGTAATATAACCGCCAGATATCCTGAAAACTTTAACCTAACTCCCAAGAGAGAAGGCAAGTTAAAAAATGACAACCAGAACATTGAGAAAATGAAAAAACTTTATTGCAATAAAACTTAA
- a CDS encoding prolyl oligopeptidase family serine peptidase — protein MKKQIIFKLLMGLFLLISFQSNAQVDLKYQTPPKEILELINSPLTPSVRLDNNGVWMILLENVPFKSIDEVSALEYKLAGLRINPKTNGGSRTNFNTNITLKNVTSGEEFQITGLPEKAKISGVSWSPDYQKVAFTNTTNKGIELWYFDVQSKEAKKLTKAVLNGIFGGSYNWAANGMSFICSFINPDRGSLTQADETPTGPVVQENLGKTAPSRTYQDLLKDKADEANFDYFAGSMLVRVDLEGNTTNLTEANIYSGFSVSPNSEYIITETIKKPYSYLVPFNQFPTVLSLLDKDGKFIRVIQEIPLIEEVPSGFDAVEKGPRRVSWRSDKPASIYWVEALDEGNPKTKAEFRDAVYTTDYPFDLNNKNHIVSVKNRFRGMTWGNDKIAIAYDNWRSTRESLVYKINPSIDNIKPEILFNLNSEDIYQDPGSFVTIENQYGRNVLLVEKDRYLYLSGEGYSPEGNRPFLNQYDLTKKTTKEIWRADGISTYESIGFRGNLFFIDLKKGVMITSIESASENANYYLRNFKKKDAPKQITFFPNPYKAMEGVTKEFIKYKRADGVDLTATMYLPAGYDKTKDGRIPMLMWAYPREYKDPKTAGQVRTSPHRFTRINYGSPIFWVKRGFAILENAEFPIIGVGETEPNDLFIPQLVANAKAAIDALDEMGIVDRKRVAVGGHSYGAFMTANLLSHSDLFAAGLARSGAYNRTLTPFGFQSEERTYWEAPDVYNQMAPFMHADKMKTPLLMTHGLADNNSGTFPLQSERYYNALKGHGATVRLVMLPAESHGYASYESILHVLWESDQWLMKYVKNKK, from the coding sequence ATGAAAAAACAAATTATTTTTAAATTATTAATGGGTTTATTTTTGCTGATTAGCTTTCAAAGCAATGCCCAAGTCGACCTTAAATATCAAACTCCGCCAAAAGAAATTCTGGAGTTAATAAACAGCCCATTAACCCCATCTGTTCGTTTAGATAATAATGGTGTATGGATGATCCTGCTCGAAAATGTTCCCTTTAAATCGATAGACGAAGTATCGGCTTTAGAGTATAAGCTTGCCGGTTTACGTATCAATCCTAAAACCAATGGTGGTAGTCGTACAAATTTCAATACAAATATCACCCTAAAAAATGTTACAAGTGGCGAAGAATTTCAGATAACCGGCTTGCCGGAAAAAGCTAAAATAAGTGGGGTATCCTGGTCGCCTGATTACCAAAAGGTAGCTTTCACAAATACTACCAATAAAGGTATTGAATTGTGGTATTTTGATGTTCAATCGAAAGAAGCCAAAAAATTAACCAAAGCTGTGCTAAATGGTATATTTGGCGGTAGCTATAACTGGGCTGCTAACGGAATGTCTTTCATTTGTAGTTTTATCAACCCCGATCGTGGAAGTTTGACCCAAGCTGATGAGACTCCAACCGGACCGGTTGTTCAGGAAAACTTAGGAAAAACAGCTCCTTCAAGAACCTATCAGGATTTGCTCAAAGATAAAGCTGATGAGGCTAATTTTGATTATTTTGCAGGCTCAATGTTGGTAAGAGTTGATCTGGAAGGTAACACAACAAATTTAACAGAAGCAAATATCTATAGTGGGTTTTCTGTTTCTCCAAACAGTGAATATATTATTACAGAAACCATCAAGAAACCCTATTCTTATTTAGTTCCTTTTAACCAGTTCCCTACAGTTTTAAGTTTGTTGGATAAAGATGGCAAATTTATCCGGGTAATTCAGGAAATCCCTCTCATCGAAGAAGTCCCCAGTGGTTTTGATGCAGTTGAGAAAGGACCCAGAAGAGTCAGTTGGAGATCGGATAAGCCGGCTTCAATTTATTGGGTTGAAGCACTTGACGAAGGAAATCCTAAAACAAAAGCAGAATTTCGCGATGCGGTTTATACAACCGATTATCCTTTCGATCTGAATAATAAAAACCATATTGTTTCGGTTAAAAACCGATTCAGAGGCATGACATGGGGAAATGATAAAATTGCCATTGCTTATGACAATTGGAGGAGTACTCGTGAATCATTGGTCTACAAAATCAATCCCTCTATTGATAATATTAAACCCGAAATATTATTTAACCTCAATTCTGAAGATATTTATCAGGATCCCGGAAGCTTTGTGACTATTGAAAATCAATACGGAAGGAATGTATTGCTAGTTGAAAAAGACCGATATCTATACTTAAGCGGTGAAGGATATTCTCCGGAAGGAAATCGACCATTTCTGAATCAATATGATTTAACTAAAAAAACCACCAAAGAAATTTGGCGTGCCGACGGAATCAGCACTTATGAAAGTATTGGATTCAGAGGTAATTTGTTTTTTATTGATTTGAAGAAAGGTGTAATGATTACCAGTATTGAATCAGCATCTGAAAATGCAAATTATTATCTGCGCAACTTCAAGAAAAAAGATGCTCCCAAACAAATTACCTTTTTCCCAAATCCATATAAAGCAATGGAAGGCGTAACCAAAGAATTCATCAAATACAAAAGAGCTGATGGTGTTGATTTGACCGCAACTATGTATTTGCCTGCCGGTTATGATAAAACCAAAGATGGTAGAATTCCTATGCTCATGTGGGCCTATCCGCGTGAATACAAAGATCCAAAAACAGCAGGACAAGTTCGTACTTCTCCACATCGTTTTACACGAATCAATTATGGTTCACCAATTTTTTGGGTTAAAAGAGGTTTTGCAATTCTCGAAAATGCAGAATTCCCTATTATCGGAGTTGGCGAAACGGAACCTAACGACTTATTTATTCCACAATTGGTGGCTAACGCAAAAGCAGCTATAGATGCACTTGATGAAATGGGTATTGTTGATCGAAAACGCGTTGCGGTAGGAGGTCATAGTTATGGAGCATTCATGACGGCTAACTTGTTAAGCCATTCTGATTTATTTGCTGCAGGACTTGCCCGAAGCGGTGCATATAACAGAACTTTAACACCATTTGGATTCCAATCGGAAGAAAGAACTTACTGGGAAGCACCCGATGTTTATAACCAAATGGCACCTTTCATGCATGCCGACAAGATGAAAACACCATTATTAATGACTCATGGTTTGGCTGATAATAATTCAGGTACGTTCCCATTACAGAGTGAGCGTTATTACAATGCGCTGAAGGGTCATGGTGCGACCGTTCGCTTGGTGATGTTACCGGCTGAAAGCCATGGTTATGCATCTTATGAATCTATTTTGCACGTTTTATGGGAATCAGATCAATGGTTAATGAAATATGTGAAGAATAAAAAATAG
- the pcaF gene encoding 3-oxoadipyl-CoA thiolase, whose protein sequence is MTEVFICDAIRTPVGRYGGVLSSVRADDLAAIPLKALMERNPNLDWLAVDDVIMGCANQAGEDNRNVARMALLLAGYSETISGTTMNRLCGSGMDAIGTAARAIRSGEAELVIAGGAESMSRAPFVMGKAESEFSREQKFYDTTMGWRFINKALDKKYGTESMIQTAENIAKDFNISREDQDKFAQWSQEKAAKAQADGSLDREIIPVSIPQRKGDPIIVNKDEHPRLSSLEKMASLKPVLGPDCVITAGNASGINDGAAALIIASEKAVKKYNLKPIAKILGMKTAGVLPRIMGMGPVPATNKLLKHLGLTLNDMDIIELNEAFAAQALGCSRELGLADNDPRINPLGGAIALGHPLGMSGARLITTAVYQMQNSDAKKALCTMCIGVGQGIAVVLEKV, encoded by the coding sequence ATGACCGAAGTGTTTATTTGTGACGCAATCCGAACCCCTGTGGGCCGCTATGGCGGAGTCCTTTCATCTGTAAGAGCTGATGATCTTGCTGCAATTCCTTTAAAAGCCTTGATGGAAAGAAATCCAAACTTGGATTGGCTGGCTGTTGATGATGTAATTATGGGATGTGCGAACCAGGCAGGCGAGGATAATAGGAATGTTGCACGGATGGCGCTTCTTTTGGCAGGTTACTCAGAAACCATTTCCGGAACAACAATGAATCGACTTTGCGGTTCTGGAATGGATGCCATTGGCACTGCAGCCAGAGCGATCAGATCGGGTGAGGCTGAATTGGTCATTGCCGGTGGAGCTGAAAGCATGTCGCGTGCCCCATTTGTAATGGGAAAAGCCGAAAGTGAATTTTCAAGGGAACAGAAATTTTATGATACAACCATGGGTTGGCGTTTTATTAACAAAGCGCTCGATAAAAAATACGGTACAGAATCGATGATTCAGACAGCAGAGAATATTGCAAAAGATTTCAATATCAGCCGCGAAGATCAGGATAAATTTGCCCAATGGAGTCAGGAGAAGGCTGCAAAAGCTCAAGCTGATGGATCGTTGGACAGGGAAATTATTCCAGTATCGATCCCGCAACGAAAAGGTGATCCAATTATTGTAAACAAAGACGAGCATCCTCGCTTATCAAGTTTGGAGAAAATGGCATCCTTGAAGCCTGTCCTGGGTCCCGACTGTGTTATTACAGCCGGAAATGCTTCAGGGATTAACGATGGTGCAGCAGCCTTAATTATTGCTTCTGAAAAAGCAGTAAAAAAATATAATTTGAAACCGATTGCCAAAATTCTTGGAATGAAAACAGCCGGTGTTCTTCCACGGATTATGGGAATGGGACCTGTTCCTGCCACCAACAAACTGTTAAAGCATCTTGGCTTAACCCTTAATGACATGGATATTATTGAATTGAACGAAGCTTTCGCTGCGCAAGCATTGGGCTGTAGTCGTGAACTTGGTTTGGCCGATAACGATCCAAGGATCAATCCACTTGGAGGAGCGATTGCATTAGGACATCCTTTAGGAATGAGTGGTGCAAGGTTGATAACAACAGCCGTTTATCAGATGCAAAATTCAGATGCGAAAAAAGCACTTTGTACCATGTGTATAGGAGTTGGACAGGGTATAGCTGTAGTACTTGAGAAAGTATAG
- a CDS encoding aspartate aminotransferase family protein: MDTQILDSKEQKRTSEEIYQQACNVLPGGVSRNTVFRKPYPNYAANASGIHVTDIDGVQRIDFANNMASLIHGHAHPAIVSAVIEQLYKGTAYTLASEIEVKYAQLLCDRSVGFEKIRFVNSGTEAVMTMIKASRAYTGRPKIAKAEGAYHGTYDFAEVSQTANPTNWGDLNKPNSVPLANGTPQGVLNDVIIFPYNDIERTIAILNQQADQIACVLIDPVPHRIGLLQGTNDFIEALYKWTRENGALLVFDEVVTFRVNYGGTQDNFKVKPDLTALGKIIGGGFPVGALAGRSDVMKVLDPRESKLLFPHSGTFSANPITMTAGYAAMNLFDREAVLKLNALTQKAIDQIQEAIIIADVPVSITGAGSMFRIHLKVKPPTTYREAYQTKEETAVVNELLDYLYFKENLIMINTCACMFSTVLTQNEVNKLSEALLNGFRIIKPKLEKLC, encoded by the coding sequence ATGGATACTCAAATCCTTGACTCAAAAGAGCAAAAAAGAACAAGTGAAGAAATCTATCAGCAAGCTTGTAATGTACTTCCGGGGGGCGTAAGTCGAAATACTGTTTTTCGAAAACCTTATCCAAATTATGCTGCCAATGCATCCGGGATTCATGTCACTGATATAGATGGTGTGCAGAGAATTGATTTTGCCAATAATATGGCATCTTTAATTCATGGCCATGCACATCCGGCAATCGTAAGTGCAGTTATTGAACAACTTTATAAAGGAACTGCATACACTTTGGCTTCAGAAATTGAAGTCAAATATGCTCAATTATTATGTGACCGCTCTGTTGGGTTTGAAAAAATCCGATTCGTAAATTCCGGTACCGAGGCAGTTATGACGATGATTAAAGCCTCAAGAGCTTATACCGGGCGACCAAAAATCGCTAAAGCCGAAGGTGCCTATCACGGCACTTATGATTTTGCCGAAGTTAGCCAAACAGCTAATCCAACAAATTGGGGAGATCTCAATAAACCAAATAGTGTTCCGCTTGCAAATGGAACCCCTCAGGGTGTTTTAAATGATGTAATTATTTTCCCTTACAACGATATTGAAAGGACCATTGCTATTTTAAATCAGCAAGCCGATCAGATTGCTTGTGTCTTAATCGATCCGGTACCTCACCGCATTGGTTTGCTTCAGGGTACGAACGATTTTATTGAGGCGCTTTATAAATGGACCCGTGAAAATGGAGCTTTATTGGTGTTTGATGAGGTAGTTACCTTTCGTGTGAATTATGGAGGCACTCAAGATAATTTTAAGGTTAAACCCGATCTTACTGCTTTGGGTAAAATAATTGGAGGAGGCTTTCCGGTTGGCGCACTTGCCGGCCGTTCAGATGTAATGAAGGTTCTTGATCCTCGCGAAAGCAAACTTTTATTTCCTCACTCAGGCACTTTTTCAGCCAATCCAATAACAATGACTGCAGGTTATGCTGCCATGAATTTATTCGATAGGGAAGCAGTGCTAAAACTAAATGCCTTAACTCAAAAGGCGATTGATCAGATTCAGGAAGCCATTATAATTGCAGATGTTCCGGTCTCTATTACCGGAGCCGGGTCAATGTTCCGGATTCATCTGAAAGTCAAACCTCCAACAACTTACCGTGAGGCTTATCAAACAAAAGAGGAAACGGCTGTAGTAAATGAATTGCTTGACTATCTTTATTTTAAAGAGAATTTAATTATGATCAATACCTGTGCATGTATGTTCTCAACCGTTCTTACGCAGAATGAAGTTAACAAATTGTCGGAAGCATTGCTGAATGGCTTCAGAATAATAAAGCCTAAACTTGAAAAATTATGTTAA
- a CDS encoding 3-oxoacid CoA-transferase subunit A, protein MINKIIKTTAEAVADIFDGATVMIGGFGEAGSPIELIHALIDHGAKNLTVVSNNTGSGHVGLAALIENRQVKKMICSFPRTLNSTVFPELYHNGEIELELVPQGTLAERIRAGGAGIPAFFTPASVNTPLAEGKESRLFNGETYVMEYGIRADFSLVKCKAADRYGNLIYNKTARNFGPIMCTAAEVTIVQAKKIVELGDLDPECVVTPGVFVKRVVEVTNPAEESKLVKEDRRYPWQ, encoded by the coding sequence ATGATAAATAAGATAATTAAAACGACTGCTGAAGCCGTTGCCGATATTTTTGATGGGGCAACCGTGATGATAGGTGGATTTGGTGAAGCGGGCAGCCCGATTGAATTGATCCATGCGCTCATTGATCATGGTGCAAAAAATCTTACCGTGGTAAGTAATAACACCGGTAGCGGCCATGTCGGCCTTGCAGCATTGATCGAAAACCGACAAGTTAAAAAAATGATTTGTTCATTTCCACGCACTTTAAATTCTACCGTTTTCCCAGAGTTATATCACAATGGAGAAATAGAATTAGAACTTGTGCCACAAGGTACGCTGGCAGAACGAATCAGGGCCGGTGGGGCCGGGATTCCGGCATTTTTTACCCCTGCTTCTGTAAATACGCCGCTTGCAGAAGGAAAAGAATCCCGTTTATTCAACGGTGAAACTTATGTTATGGAATATGGCATCAGAGCTGATTTTTCATTGGTAAAATGCAAAGCTGCCGACAGATACGGTAACTTAATTTATAATAAAACTGCCCGAAATTTTGGTCCTATCATGTGCACTGCAGCCGAAGTCACCATTGTTCAGGCAAAAAAGATTGTTGAATTAGGCGATCTGGATCCTGAATGTGTTGTAACCCCCGGGGTTTTTGTAAAAAGAGTAGTTGAAGTAACAAATCCGGCTGAAGAATCAAAACTGGTAAAAGAAGATAGGAGGTATCCATGGCAATAA
- a CDS encoding 3-oxoacid CoA-transferase subunit B: MAINENIKGWDRNQMAQKVALDIPDGSYVNLGIGIPELVAGFVPEGREFIYHTENGLLGMGPAPEKGHEDPELINAGKKHVTSIPGACYFHHADSFTMIRGGHIDVCVLGAMQVSGDGDLANWSTGEPGAIPAVGGAMDLIAGVKTIFVITQHNIKTGEPKIVKECTYPLTGKKVVDTIYTDLAIIDVKMDGLYVRELAPGVSFEYLQENTGAKLNQYSK; this comes from the coding sequence ATGGCAATAAACGAAAATATTAAAGGTTGGGATCGAAATCAAATGGCACAAAAAGTTGCATTGGACATTCCGGATGGATCCTATGTAAATCTTGGAATTGGGATTCCTGAATTGGTAGCCGGTTTTGTGCCTGAAGGACGCGAGTTTATTTATCATACCGAGAATGGTTTGCTCGGAATGGGGCCTGCTCCCGAAAAAGGCCATGAAGATCCTGAATTGATCAATGCAGGAAAAAAACATGTAACGAGTATTCCCGGTGCCTGTTATTTTCATCATGCAGATAGTTTTACCATGATACGTGGAGGCCATATTGATGTATGTGTGCTTGGAGCGATGCAAGTATCCGGAGATGGTGATTTGGCAAATTGGTCGACGGGGGAGCCTGGTGCAATACCTGCTGTAGGTGGAGCTATGGATCTTATTGCCGGTGTAAAAACTATTTTCGTTATTACCCAACATAATATTAAAACGGGTGAGCCTAAAATAGTGAAAGAATGTACATACCCTCTCACAGGTAAAAAAGTTGTCGATACAATTTATACCGACCTTGCTATCATTGATGTTAAAATGGATGGTCTTTATGTGAGGGAGCTTGCACCCGGAGTAAGTTTTGAATATTTGCAGGAGAATACCGGGGCTAAACTTAATCAGTATTCCAAATAG